The following proteins are encoded in a genomic region of Aliiroseovarius sp. F47248L:
- the def gene encoding peptide deformylase: MTHRPFLRYPHKCLRTAADPVTEVTDDTRAIWDEMIEAMDAMPGVGLAAPQLGIMQRLAVVDASDERGKAVRMANPEILHRSIEFRDHEEASPNLPGVSAVISRPRAVTVRFLNQDGAEQEQDFVGIWATSVQHQIDHLNGRMYFDKLSKVKRDMLIKKARKLAR; the protein is encoded by the coding sequence GTGACCCATCGCCCGTTTCTGAGATATCCGCATAAATGCCTGCGCACCGCGGCTGATCCAGTGACCGAGGTGACGGATGACACCCGCGCGATATGGGACGAGATGATCGAGGCGATGGACGCCATGCCGGGCGTTGGTCTGGCGGCCCCTCAGTTGGGGATCATGCAGCGTCTGGCGGTCGTCGATGCGTCGGACGAACGGGGCAAGGCGGTCCGGATGGCGAACCCGGAAATCCTGCACCGCTCGATCGAATTTCGCGACCATGAAGAAGCCAGCCCGAACCTGCCCGGTGTCTCGGCTGTCATAAGCCGCCCGCGCGCGGTAACGGTGCGATTTCTTAACCAGGATGGTGCAGAGCAGGAACAGGATTTCGTCGGGATCTGGGCCACTTCGGTTCAGCACCAGATCGACCATCTGAACGGGCGGATGTATTTTGACAAACTGTCAAAGGTGAAGCGCGATATGCTGATCAAGAAGGCAAGGAAACTGGCGCGATGA
- a CDS encoding GlsB/YeaQ/YmgE family stress response membrane protein: MPVILLIIFGAAAGFLATRIMDLRTDVPTTIAIGVAGALIGGFVLRSIAMIGGLAFGFVGAVVGSILLIWIWQKYKGRR, from the coding sequence ATGCCAGTTATATTGCTGATCATCTTCGGCGCAGCCGCCGGTTTCCTTGCGACACGGATCATGGATTTGCGTACCGATGTGCCGACCACCATCGCCATTGGTGTCGCCGGGGCGCTGATCGGTGGATTTGTCCTGCGGTCGATTGCGATGATCGGGGGTTTGGCTTTCGGCTTTGTTGGTGCGGTTGTGGGTTCGATACTCCTGATCTGGATATGGCAAAAATACAAGGGCCGAAGGTAG
- the fmt gene encoding methionyl-tRNA formyltransferase: MRLAFMGSPDFSVPVLNALVKAGHDIVAVYCQPPRPAGRGKKDRPGPVHARAAELGLLVRHPVSLKDADEQAAFAALNADVAVVVAYGLILPQAVLDAPKHGCLNIHASLLPRWRGAAPIHRAIMAGDAETGVCIMQMEAGLDTGPVLLREATPIDAQETTAQLHDRLSDMGARLIVQALNYLPDLTPVPQPDEGVTYAHKIDKAEAQIDWTRPAIEVDRLIRGLSPFPGAKCDLGGEQVKLLASRIADGSGAPGQVLDGLTIACGEGAVEILRAQRPGKRAMEAEDFLRGFDLPDVVK; this comes from the coding sequence ATGAGGCTGGCTTTCATGGGCTCGCCCGATTTCTCGGTGCCGGTGCTGAACGCGCTGGTCAAGGCCGGGCACGACATCGTCGCCGTCTATTGCCAGCCACCCCGGCCCGCCGGGCGCGGCAAGAAGGATCGTCCCGGTCCGGTTCATGCCCGGGCCGCGGAACTGGGGCTTCTGGTGCGCCATCCGGTGTCGTTGAAGGATGCCGATGAGCAGGCGGCGTTCGCCGCGTTGAATGCTGATGTCGCGGTGGTCGTGGCCTATGGCCTGATCCTGCCGCAAGCGGTTCTTGATGCGCCCAAGCATGGGTGTCTGAATATCCACGCCTCGCTTCTGCCCCGTTGGCGCGGCGCGGCGCCGATCCATCGGGCGATCATGGCGGGGGATGCTGAGACCGGCGTTTGCATCATGCAGATGGAGGCGGGGTTGGATACCGGCCCGGTTCTGCTGCGCGAGGCGACACCGATTGATGCCCAGGAAACCACCGCTCAACTCCATGATCGCCTGTCTGATATGGGTGCGCGTCTGATTGTGCAGGCGCTGAACTACTTGCCCGACCTGACCCCAGTGCCCCAGCCTGACGAGGGCGTCACATATGCCCACAAGATCGACAAGGCTGAGGCCCAAATCGACTGGACTCGCCCGGCCATCGAAGTCGATCGCCTGATCCGAGGGCTGTCCCCGTTTCCCGGTGCGAAATGCGATTTGGGGGGCGAGCAGGTGAAGCTGCTGGCCTCGCGCATTGCGGATGGCTCGGGGGCGCCCGGCCAGGTGCTGGACGGTCTGACCATCGCTTGCGGTGAAGGAGCTGTCGAAATCCTTCGCGCCCAACGTCCCGGCAAACGTGCGATGGAGGCCGAGGATTTCCTGCGGGGTTTTGACCTGCCCGACGTGGTGAAATAG